Proteins from one Vespula vulgaris chromosome 23, iyVesVulg1.1, whole genome shotgun sequence genomic window:
- the LOC127071804 gene encoding uncharacterized protein LOC127071804 isoform X2, producing MVFDRMKHEKTKKYSSVIFTLLIFWTFLLSYYWWYLSSENIDFSIQVNQLNEQLKMSIEERNQCVTLRMKLEERYKQIEDDIAYLHIKLEKQNNIQKKNDELKNSMTICKSKLHSLSILNAKLKENERFQKELEKVKDELVKLKLAYNAPANNIKSNPTLAPEIDSTIENSTIEGIEDDEIMKDDVDIPKIPIIESIFYIERKPTNETTN from the exons ATGGTATTTGATAGAATGAAGCatgaaaaaaccaaaaaatattcatcagTTATATTTACACTACTTATTTTTTGGACCTTCTTGCTTTCTTATTATTGGTGGTATTTATCTTCTGAAAACATAGATTTTTCGATACAAGTAAATCAACTAAACGAGCAGCTTAAAATGAG TATAGAAGAAAGGAATCAGTGTGTAACATTACGTATGAAAttagaagaaagatataaacaaattgAAGATGACATAgcttatttacatataaaattagaaaagcaaaataatatacagaaaaaaaatgatgaactTAAAAATTCTATGACAATCTGTAAAAGTAAATTGCACTCATTGAGTATATTGAATgcaaaactaaaagaaaatgaaagatttcagaaagaattagaaaag GTCAAAGATGAATtggtaaaattaaaacttgCTTATAATGCACCagctaataatattaaatctaaTCCTACGTTAGCAC CTGAAATCGATTCAACAATAGAAAATAGCACGATTGAAGGAATAGAAGATGACGAGATAATGAAAgatg ATGTAGATATTCCAAAAATACCGATAATAGAAAGtatcttttatatagaaagaaaaccaACTAATGAAACGACAAATTAA
- the LOC127071804 gene encoding uncharacterized protein LOC127071804 isoform X1, with translation MVFDRMKHEKTKKYSSVIFTLLIFWTFLLSYYWWYLSSENIDFSIQVNQLNEQLKMSIEERNQCVTLRMKLEERYKQIEDDIAYLHIKLEKQNNIQKKNDELKNSMTICKSKLHSLSILNAKLKENERFQKELEKVKDELVKLKLAYNAPANNIKSNPTLAPTRKVIDASQLHLVRDSAISISVAGQRGLKYHQIPILPTDPPGAVRLVPRLSVTMLKGSGTFLKIQGKKETAMKI, from the exons ATGGTATTTGATAGAATGAAGCatgaaaaaaccaaaaaatattcatcagTTATATTTACACTACTTATTTTTTGGACCTTCTTGCTTTCTTATTATTGGTGGTATTTATCTTCTGAAAACATAGATTTTTCGATACAAGTAAATCAACTAAACGAGCAGCTTAAAATGAG TATAGAAGAAAGGAATCAGTGTGTAACATTACGTATGAAAttagaagaaagatataaacaaattgAAGATGACATAgcttatttacatataaaattagaaaagcaaaataatatacagaaaaaaaatgatgaactTAAAAATTCTATGACAATCTGTAAAAGTAAATTGCACTCATTGAGTATATTGAATgcaaaactaaaagaaaatgaaagatttcagaaagaattagaaaag GTCAAAGATGAATtggtaaaattaaaacttgCTTATAATGCACCagctaataatattaaatctaaTCCTACGTTAGCAC CTACAAGAAAGGTCATTGATGCTAGTCAGTTACATCTTGTTCGGGACTCTGCTATAAGCATATCTGTAGCTGGTCAGCGTGGTTTGAAGTATCATCAAATCCCAATTCTACCAACAGATCCACCTGGTGCTGTGCGCCTAGTTCCTCGTCTTTCAGTAACAATGTTAAAAGGTAGTGGTACTTTCCTCAAAATtcagggaaagaaagaaactgcCATGAAAATCTAA
- the LOC127071804 gene encoding uncharacterized protein LOC127071804 isoform X3 has translation MVFDRMKHEKTKKYSSVIFTLLIFWTFLLSYYWWYLSSENIDFSIQVNQLNEQLKMSIEERNQCVTLRMKLEERYKQIEDDIAYLHIKLEKQNNIQKKNDELKNSMTICKSKLHSLSILNAKLKENERFQKELEKVKDELVKLKLAYNAPANNIKSNPTLAPEIDSTIENSTIEGIEDDEIMKDE, from the exons ATGGTATTTGATAGAATGAAGCatgaaaaaaccaaaaaatattcatcagTTATATTTACACTACTTATTTTTTGGACCTTCTTGCTTTCTTATTATTGGTGGTATTTATCTTCTGAAAACATAGATTTTTCGATACAAGTAAATCAACTAAACGAGCAGCTTAAAATGAG TATAGAAGAAAGGAATCAGTGTGTAACATTACGTATGAAAttagaagaaagatataaacaaattgAAGATGACATAgcttatttacatataaaattagaaaagcaaaataatatacagaaaaaaaatgatgaactTAAAAATTCTATGACAATCTGTAAAAGTAAATTGCACTCATTGAGTATATTGAATgcaaaactaaaagaaaatgaaagatttcagaaagaattagaaaag GTCAAAGATGAATtggtaaaattaaaacttgCTTATAATGCACCagctaataatattaaatctaaTCCTACGTTAGCAC CTGAAATCGATTCAACAATAGAAAATAGCACGATTGAAGGAATAGAAGATGACGAGATAATGAAAgatg AATAA